The region GTATCTCAACTCGGAGGAAACCGGCGAGGGTGAATCGTCGCGGAAGACGTTGGACTCGGGGTCGAATCGGTCGACAAGGAGGGCGTGGACGAAGGAGTTGGAGCCGCCGACGAGGATGGGGAGCTTTCTGCGGCGGGTGATGTCGGAGATGAGGTCACCGGCGCGGCGGCGGAAGTCGGAGGGGGTGAAATCACCGAGAGAAGGGTCGACGTCGCCGAGGAGGTGGTGGGGGACGTTGTTGCGTTGGTGAGGTGGGATCttgttggtggtggtgtcgAGTCCTTTGTAGACTTGCATTTTATCGGAGTTGATGATCTCTGAGAAGGGGAAGAGGGTGGCGAGGTCGATGGAGAGGCGGGATTTGCCGGAGCCGGTGGCGCCCATGATGACAACCACCTTGTCTTTGCGGCGGTGGCCGTCCATGGCGAGTGAAGAGGGGTGGTGGTAATGGTAATGGTAGTGTGTGgtgtagtggtggtggtggtgggggtgaGGTGAGAGAGAGGAAAGTCTcataggaagaagaagaaagagagtgAAAGGGAATCAATATACggaagggaagggaagggaagggaagAGGGAGAGACAGAGGAATTGAAGAAAAGGCAGAAAGTGCGTGCGTGGGTTTGGGTACACAGATGGCGTGTGCGTGTGTGTACCTTTCTGAGCTGGcagtgagtgagagagagtgagtgGGTTTGGTTTTCTGTTTTCTGTTTTCTGTTTTCTGAATGAATCAATGGTTATGGAAGGGAATTGTGAAAGTGGGAATGGGAATGGAACTCTCACTCTGTCTGTTCTGTTTCTGTTGTTGGGAAAATGGCATCTCAATGTTGTGTATGCCAGCTAGCCAAATTCAATTCATTCTGGTTTGTGATTGCAATAGCTAGCTAGAGAGGTTAAATAGCTATTGCtattgctgttgttgttgatgttgtaTTGGAAATGGGAGGGAGGAAAGGGATTGCATTTGCATTGTGCATTGCATTGAAGTTTTGAAGAGGGGGAAGCTTTTGTTATTGCCTTAATGAATGAGGGTGGCTTTGGTTACTTTATAGGTAGGCTTAGATCTCATTCCTCTCTGCCTCTGCTCTGCAATATTGCATTcctctcatcatcatcatcactgctgtgtttcttttctcttctcaaaTGAGATTGTGTTGTGTGTGAGAGGAGGGAGAATTACCCGGCAGCTATTTAAAACACCAGTCTCAATGCCACTGTACATGTATATAatagctttaaaaaaaaaaaaaaaaaaacgatataatagagagaaaataactcTAGACTATCGACTAGGATATAAGTGTCATGATAAAGAGATTAACTTAGACCCACTAGGGAGCTTGTTTCATTTTATGTGTCACTtctttaatatattgatataatataattttgattGTTATGATCCATTCACACTT is a window of Lotus japonicus ecotype B-129 chromosome 5, LjGifu_v1.2 DNA encoding:
- the LOC130716569 gene encoding adenylate isopentenyltransferase, whose product is MRLSSLSPHPHHHHHYTTHYHYHYHHPSSLAMDGHRRKDKVVVIMGATGSGKSRLSIDLATLFPFSEIINSDKMQVYKGLDTTTNKIPPHQRNNVPHHLLGDVDPSLGDFTPSDFRRRAGDLISDITRRRKLPILVGGSNSFVHALLVDRFDPESNVFRDDSPSPVSSELRYRCCFLWMDIAFPVLSEYLLKRVDDMLDSGMVDELAQFFDSDTANQTGLRKAIGVPEFDRFFKDPVREGAAYEEAVRAIKENTCQLAKRQIGKIMRLKRAGWDLRRIDATEAFRVALVADGGGEIFSDEWKRQVLEPSVKIVKRFLME